One Bacillota bacterium DNA segment encodes these proteins:
- the remB gene encoding extracellular matrix regulator RemB, giving the protein MGAGKGRMFALYVHLGGDVVVRARDVVAIVDLAAMQRRGLSVDQIVRGGDHAGGVTVVGDGVGTSLVVTAYGIYVSPISPLTLRRRAATPWATEREEGGIAVLSGRSRRRTARRRRRSL; this is encoded by the coding sequence TTGGGGGCCGGGAAGGGGCGGATGTTCGCTTTGTACGTGCATCTCGGAGGCGACGTCGTCGTCAGGGCCCGGGACGTGGTGGCCATCGTGGATCTCGCCGCCATGCAAAGGCGCGGGCTCTCCGTCGACCAGATCGTGAGAGGGGGCGACCACGCCGGCGGAGTCACCGTGGTCGGGGATGGCGTGGGGACGTCACTGGTCGTCACGGCTTACGGCATCTACGTCTCGCCCATCTCCCCGCTCACCCTTCGGAGGCGGGCGGCCACTCCGTGGGCAACCGAGCGCGAGGAGGGCGGGATAGCGGTCCTATCGGGGAGATCCCGGCGGCGGACGGCTCGCAGGCGGCGTCGAAGCCTTTGA